From a region of the Tenggerimyces flavus genome:
- the cmk gene encoding (d)CMP kinase, with product MEQVRRLGMVVAIDGPAGSGKSSASRGVAERLRLRYLDTGAMYRAMTWWMLQHDVDLGDAEEIASHAWEPKIRVGTDPTGPTITLDGEDVSGPIRSREVTNAVSAVSAVPLIRQVLVEQQQDVIDDGAIVVEGRDIGTVVAPHAEVKIFLTADPVERARRRTSEGLAGEAVSADANQAEMARRDLFDSTKGAFAQALDAVVVDTTELSLDEVIDQICRLTVSRARIEPEEYA from the coding sequence GTGGAGCAGGTACGGCGGCTTGGGATGGTCGTGGCCATCGATGGACCGGCCGGCTCCGGCAAGTCGAGCGCCTCGCGCGGCGTCGCGGAGCGGCTTCGGCTGCGCTACCTGGACACCGGCGCGATGTACCGCGCGATGACCTGGTGGATGCTGCAGCACGACGTGGACCTCGGCGACGCCGAGGAGATCGCGTCGCACGCCTGGGAGCCGAAGATCCGTGTCGGCACCGACCCGACCGGGCCGACGATCACCCTCGACGGCGAGGACGTGTCCGGCCCGATCCGTTCCCGCGAGGTGACGAACGCGGTGAGCGCGGTGAGCGCGGTGCCGCTGATCCGCCAGGTGCTCGTGGAACAGCAACAGGACGTGATCGACGACGGCGCGATCGTCGTCGAGGGGCGGGACATCGGCACGGTCGTCGCGCCGCACGCTGAGGTGAAGATCTTCCTCACCGCCGATCCGGTGGAGCGGGCACGGCGCCGTACGTCCGAGGGGCTCGCCGGCGAGGCCGTGTCGGCCGACGCGAACCAGGCGGAGATGGCCCGGCGCGACCTGTTCGACTCGACGAAGGGCGCGTTCGCGCAGGCGCTGGACGCGGTCGTCGTCGACACCACGGAGCTCTCGCTCGACGAGGTGATCGACCAGATCTGCCGGCTGACGGTCTCGCGGGCCCGGATCGAGCCGGAGGAGTACGCGTGA
- a CDS encoding LacI family DNA-binding transcriptional regulator produces the protein MSGVARPPRRPSIKDVAALAQVSSKTVSNVLHGQIFVAEPTRARVLRAIDELDYRPDLNARSLRSGRSGILAVAVPNLEVPFFAELTSQIVTAARVQGYTVLIDETSGVRDREVDLLTGIAPRLADGVIFSPQGIGRSQLSSLLSSSARGPVVLLGEHILGLPVDHVLIDNVAAGADATACLLSLGRRRIAAIGLPPGYDDEQEHAALRLSGYRSALEAAGLPYDPSLVVAAGARRSSDGSAAMAGLLASSSPPDAVFCFTDLLALGAVRAVYEAGLRVPEDVAVVGFDNIAQTQISVPTISTIAPDKAAIASAAVDLIVRRLAGSMADPQVVQVRHDLIVRESTAGRSR, from the coding sequence ATGTCAGGCGTCGCTCGGCCGCCGCGACGCCCGAGCATCAAGGACGTCGCCGCGTTGGCGCAGGTCTCGAGCAAGACCGTGTCGAACGTTCTGCATGGCCAGATCTTCGTCGCGGAGCCGACGCGCGCGCGGGTGCTGCGGGCGATCGACGAGCTCGACTATCGCCCGGACCTGAACGCGCGGTCGCTGCGCAGCGGCCGGTCGGGCATCTTGGCAGTGGCGGTGCCGAACCTCGAGGTGCCGTTCTTCGCCGAGCTGACCAGCCAGATCGTGACGGCGGCGCGCGTGCAGGGGTACACCGTGCTGATCGACGAGACGAGCGGCGTACGGGACCGGGAGGTCGACCTGCTGACGGGGATCGCGCCGCGGCTGGCGGACGGCGTGATCTTCTCCCCGCAGGGAATCGGTCGGTCGCAGCTGTCGTCGCTGTTGTCGTCTTCTGCGCGGGGTCCGGTCGTGTTGTTGGGTGAGCATATTTTGGGACTGCCTGTTGATCACGTACTGATCGACAACGTCGCGGCGGGGGCGGATGCGACCGCTTGCCTGCTCTCGCTCGGCCGACGACGCATTGCAGCCATTGGCCTACCTCCTGGCTACGACGACGAACAGGAGCACGCAGCACTCCGCCTGTCGGGCTACCGGTCGGCGCTTGAGGCCGCGGGCTTGCCGTACGACCCTTCGCTGGTGGTGGCAGCGGGCGCGCGGCGTTCGTCGGACGGCTCCGCGGCGATGGCTGGGTTGTTGGCTTCGTCGTCGCCGCCGGATGCTGTGTTCTGCTTCACGGACCTGCTGGCTCTTGGGGCTGTGCGGGCCGTCTACGAGGCGGGGCTGCGGGTGCCGGAGGACGTGGCGGTGGTGGGGTTCGACAACATCGCGCAGACGCAGATCTCGGTGCCGACGATCAGCACGATCGCGCCGGACAAGGCCGCGATCGCCTCGGCCGCGGTGGACCTGATCGTCCGGCGACTGGCCGGCAGTATGGCGGACCCCCAGGTCGTCCAGGTGCGGCACGACCTGATCGTGCGCGAGTCGACCGCGGGCCGTTCCCGGTGA
- the der gene encoding ribosome biogenesis GTPase Der, translated as MSDEELYDDLVDSDDDVIEDVPVVAVVGRPNVGKSTLVNRIIGRREAVVEDRPGVTRDRVAYDANWNGRRFTVVDTGGWDPDARGFAARVAAQAELAVGAADVVLFVLDVTVGMTDVDEAVVKILQRSGKPVLVAANKVDDQRGETAASELWSLGLGQPHPVSAIHGRGSGDLLDALLAVLPSAPPDREPVSEGPHRVALVGKPNVGKSSLLNKLAGSERVVVDSVAGTTVDPVDELVELGGSTWRFIDTAGIRRRVREASGHEYYASLRTAAAISRAEVAVVLLDASEPMSEQDLRIISQVVESGRALVMAFNKWDLLDEDRRLRLEKELDRQLVRVTWAPRVNISASTGRHMDRLVPAIETALEGWTTRVSTAQLNAFLGRLVASHPHPVRGGKQPRILFGTQPQTSPPKFLLFTTGFLEAGYRRYIERRLREEFGFVGSPIEISLRERQRRKR; from the coding sequence GTGAGCGACGAGGAGCTGTACGACGACCTCGTCGACTCCGACGACGATGTCATCGAGGACGTACCCGTGGTGGCCGTCGTCGGGCGGCCGAACGTCGGGAAGTCGACCCTGGTCAACCGCATCATCGGGCGCCGCGAGGCGGTCGTGGAGGACCGGCCAGGCGTGACGCGGGACCGGGTTGCGTACGACGCGAACTGGAACGGGCGCCGCTTCACCGTCGTCGACACCGGCGGCTGGGACCCAGACGCGCGTGGGTTTGCCGCGCGGGTGGCTGCGCAGGCGGAGCTGGCCGTGGGCGCGGCGGACGTGGTGTTGTTCGTCCTGGACGTGACGGTCGGGATGACCGACGTCGACGAGGCGGTCGTCAAGATCCTGCAGCGGTCGGGCAAGCCCGTACTCGTCGCGGCGAACAAGGTGGACGACCAGCGCGGCGAGACCGCCGCGTCGGAGCTGTGGTCGCTGGGGCTGGGGCAGCCGCACCCGGTGTCCGCCATCCACGGGCGCGGGTCGGGCGACCTGCTGGACGCTTTGTTGGCCGTGCTGCCCTCGGCGCCGCCGGACCGCGAGCCCGTGTCGGAAGGGCCCCACCGGGTGGCGCTGGTGGGCAAGCCGAACGTCGGGAAGTCGTCGCTGCTGAACAAGCTCGCGGGCTCTGAGCGAGTCGTCGTGGACTCGGTGGCGGGAACGACCGTCGACCCGGTGGACGAACTGGTCGAGCTGGGCGGCTCGACCTGGCGCTTCATCGACACGGCGGGCATTCGGCGCCGGGTCCGCGAGGCCTCGGGGCACGAGTACTACGCGTCCCTGCGTACGGCCGCCGCGATCTCCCGCGCCGAGGTGGCTGTGGTCCTGTTGGACGCCTCGGAGCCGATGTCGGAACAGGACCTGCGGATCATCTCCCAGGTCGTCGAGTCCGGCCGGGCGCTGGTGATGGCGTTCAACAAGTGGGACCTGCTCGACGAGGACCGGCGCCTGCGGCTGGAGAAGGAGCTGGACCGGCAGCTCGTCCGGGTGACGTGGGCGCCGCGGGTGAACATCTCGGCTTCCACCGGTCGCCACATGGACCGCCTGGTGCCCGCGATCGAGACCGCGCTGGAGGGCTGGACGACCCGGGTCTCGACGGCCCAGCTCAACGCCTTCCTCGGCCGTTTGGTGGCCTCGCACCCGCACCCCGTACGAGGGGGGAAGCAGCCGCGGATCCTGTTCGGGACGCAACCCCAGACCTCGCCGCCGAAGTTCCTGCTCTTCACGACCGGCTTCCTCGAAGCCGGCTACCGCCGCTACATCGAGCGCAGGTTGCGGGAAGAGTTCGGCTTCGTGGGCTCGCCCATCGAGATCTCGCTCCGGGAGAGGCAGCGCCGCAAGCGCTAA
- a CDS encoding IclR family transcriptional regulator, whose translation MAAKQMVADDKTRAASPSTDRALTVLETLIGSETPLTLTLLAQTAGVPLATCASIVQTFEQRGYAERQVVGRSHFWQPTLRLYALASSLIRKLDPASVAQPQLRALSDKVEMPAHLGALNALSVVYVAKAATPGFVQFDTFIGKVAPYNLTALGKAIAAYLPEDELKPLLVRLAAGAGPNAKKPEVKTFLADLEETRSRGYAVEDEEEQADISCVAAPVFDASERVRYAVGVTGFSQKLMGDNLPGVISAVLSTAAAISRELGSTGR comes from the coding sequence GTGGCTGCCAAGCAGATGGTCGCTGACGACAAGACGCGCGCCGCGTCGCCGTCGACCGACCGCGCCCTGACGGTGCTGGAGACGTTGATCGGCTCCGAGACGCCGTTGACGTTGACGTTGCTCGCCCAGACCGCGGGGGTGCCGTTGGCGACGTGTGCGTCGATCGTGCAGACGTTCGAGCAGCGCGGGTACGCCGAGCGCCAGGTGGTGGGGCGGTCGCACTTCTGGCAGCCGACGTTGCGTTTGTACGCGTTGGCCTCGAGCCTGATCCGCAAGCTCGACCCGGCCTCGGTGGCGCAGCCGCAGCTGCGGGCCTTGTCGGACAAGGTCGAGATGCCGGCGCACCTTGGGGCGCTGAACGCCTTGTCTGTCGTCTATGTGGCGAAGGCAGCGACGCCGGGGTTCGTGCAGTTCGACACGTTCATCGGCAAGGTCGCGCCGTACAACCTGACGGCGTTGGGGAAGGCGATCGCGGCTTACCTGCCGGAGGACGAGCTGAAGCCGCTGCTCGTCCGGCTGGCTGCCGGAGCAGGGCCGAACGCGAAGAAGCCCGAGGTGAAGACGTTCCTCGCCGATTTGGAGGAGACGCGCTCCCGGGGGTACGCGGTGGAGGACGAGGAGGAGCAGGCCGACATCAGTTGCGTCGCCGCGCCGGTGTTCGACGCCTCGGAACGGGTGCGCTACGCGGTGGGTGTGACGGGCTTCTCCCAGAAGCTGATGGGCGACAACCTCCCCGGAGTGATCTCCGCCGTGCTTTCCACAGCGGCCGCCATCTCCCGCGAACTGGGGTCCACGGGCCGGTAG
- a CDS encoding phosphotransferase family protein, with protein sequence MTLAAALRSGEVIGSGMEGTVIALGPDLVAKVWHRRSAAELSTLQRFYTAVGAAGLPFATPSIHSIAEVDGKWATIEARLPGVPLTHDPTPAAVSAVTSVLAALAAVSPTPEMGVLPILEGETPFGTEPFAYSLARLVERRVARFHKPLTAAVPDLDALTASCIAHLEALPEPQPALVHGDLIPMNIHVDTAGNPVAVLDFGFLTAVGDPAFDAAITASIFDMYGPQAANTEATLDKALDVPDPHRRAIYRAAYALATANSFSPSGKDGHFAWCVEMLKRNEIQAALAAH encoded by the coding sequence GTGACACTCGCCGCTGCCCTCCGCTCGGGCGAGGTCATCGGGTCGGGCATGGAGGGAACGGTCATAGCCCTCGGCCCCGACCTCGTAGCCAAGGTGTGGCACCGCCGCTCAGCCGCCGAACTCTCCACCCTGCAACGCTTCTACACAGCAGTGGGAGCCGCCGGCCTGCCGTTCGCCACGCCATCGATCCACTCGATCGCAGAGGTGGACGGGAAGTGGGCAACCATCGAAGCCCGCCTCCCCGGAGTCCCGCTGACCCACGACCCGACCCCCGCGGCAGTCTCAGCCGTGACGTCCGTCCTCGCCGCGCTGGCCGCAGTGTCGCCAACCCCAGAGATGGGCGTCCTCCCCATCCTGGAAGGCGAAACCCCCTTCGGAACAGAGCCCTTCGCCTACTCGCTGGCCCGCCTGGTCGAACGCCGAGTAGCTCGCTTCCATAAGCCCCTCACCGCCGCAGTGCCAGACCTCGACGCCCTCACCGCGTCCTGCATCGCCCACCTGGAAGCCCTCCCCGAACCTCAGCCAGCGTTGGTCCACGGCGACCTGATCCCCATGAACATCCATGTAGACACGGCAGGCAATCCGGTAGCAGTCCTCGACTTCGGCTTCCTGACAGCCGTCGGAGACCCAGCCTTCGACGCAGCCATCACTGCCAGCATCTTCGACATGTACGGCCCTCAAGCAGCAAACACCGAAGCCACCCTCGACAAAGCCCTAGATGTACCCGACCCCCACCGCAGGGCGATCTACCGAGCGGCGTACGCCTTGGCAACAGCCAACTCTTTCAGCCCCTCAGGCAAAGACGGCCACTTCGCCTGGTGCGTAGAAATGTTGAAGAGGAACGAGATCCAAGCCGCGCTAGCGGCTCACTAG
- a CDS encoding acyltransferase domain-containing protein: MERAAVAAFLEAAAEGEESEPYSAWLDDLEKAGPPTPEVAPPSGQEFDDLIPRLGIHEDDALDLAETRPTPTDDPELWWLLQRVHTAITTNLGDLNFDWRRDPHLPKALGAKGRFFYAHVLLASVPKIRAWHQQRGIPDDISWATLRDLGRQIAIYRRIHGVGGMDVQFWFTLHFRGLIYDFGRLQLNRGVISYTELQIEQAKAPFKKGDPALGVHIPEAGAMTPQACDESIRLAKEFYATYFPEEQYRYAVCSSWLLDPQLADYLPEDSNIVRFLRRFTLVPNGYNGDKDVFQFVFRKVDPVLDELPQRTTLERAIVQHLKAGKRWEIRTGWFAL; the protein is encoded by the coding sequence ATGGAGCGCGCGGCGGTGGCGGCGTTTCTGGAGGCGGCGGCGGAGGGCGAGGAGTCGGAGCCCTACTCGGCATGGCTGGACGACCTGGAGAAGGCCGGCCCACCCACGCCCGAGGTCGCTCCGCCGTCTGGCCAGGAGTTCGACGACCTCATCCCCAGGCTCGGCATCCACGAGGACGACGCGCTCGACCTGGCCGAGACGCGGCCGACCCCCACGGACGACCCCGAGCTCTGGTGGCTGCTCCAACGCGTCCATACCGCGATCACCACCAACCTCGGCGACCTCAACTTCGACTGGCGCCGCGACCCCCATCTCCCCAAGGCACTCGGCGCGAAGGGCCGCTTCTTCTACGCCCACGTCCTCCTCGCCTCCGTCCCCAAGATCCGCGCCTGGCACCAGCAGCGCGGCATCCCCGACGACATCAGCTGGGCCACGCTCAGGGACCTCGGCCGGCAGATCGCGATCTACCGCCGCATCCACGGCGTCGGCGGGATGGACGTGCAGTTCTGGTTCACGCTGCACTTCCGCGGCCTCATCTACGACTTCGGCAGGCTCCAGCTCAACCGCGGCGTGATCAGCTACACCGAGCTGCAGATCGAGCAGGCCAAAGCCCCGTTCAAGAAGGGCGACCCCGCGCTCGGCGTCCACATCCCCGAGGCCGGCGCGATGACCCCGCAGGCCTGCGACGAGTCGATCCGACTGGCCAAGGAGTTCTACGCGACGTACTTCCCGGAGGAGCAGTACAGGTACGCCGTCTGCTCGTCCTGGCTGCTCGACCCGCAGCTCGCCGACTACCTGCCCGAGGACTCCAACATCGTCCGCTTCCTGCGCCGCTTCACGCTGGTGCCGAACGGCTACAACGGCGACAAGGACGTGTTCCAGTTCGTCTTCCGGAAGGTCGACCCGGTCCTCGACGAGCTGCCCCAGCGCACCACCCTCGAGCGGGCGATCGTGCAGCACCTCAAGGCAGGCAAGCGCTGGGAGATCCGTACGGGCTGGTTCGCGTTGTAG
- the aroH gene encoding chorismate mutase, which translates to MPVRAVRGATQLDVDEREHLLERVEELVKEVLHSNTLTNDDLISIVFTATSDLHSEFPAYAARQMGMTDVPLLCARELEIEGSMPRVIRLMAHVETERSRDDVVHVYLHGAAGLRRDLAHVYAQADDENGKQT; encoded by the coding sequence GTGCCGGTCCGGGCAGTACGAGGCGCGACCCAGCTGGACGTCGACGAGCGCGAGCACCTGCTGGAGCGCGTGGAGGAGCTCGTCAAGGAGGTCCTGCACAGCAACACGCTGACCAACGACGACCTGATCAGCATCGTGTTCACCGCGACGTCCGATCTGCATTCGGAGTTCCCGGCGTATGCCGCGCGGCAGATGGGCATGACCGACGTTCCGCTGTTGTGTGCGCGCGAGCTGGAGATCGAGGGCTCGATGCCGCGCGTGATCCGGCTGATGGCGCACGTGGAGACCGAACGTTCCCGCGACGACGTCGTGCACGTCTACCTGCACGGCGCCGCGGGGCTGCGCCGCGACCTCGCCCACGTGTACGCGCAGGCCGACGACGAGAACGGCAAACAGACATGA
- a CDS encoding ABC transporter ATP-binding protein, with protein MTATQSETLLSIKGLSMQFKASGGLFSRNKVTVNAVQDVDLTVKRGETLGLVGESGCGKTTLGRCILRAYKPTAGSIEYTRADGSVVDLASLSRGALRPFRREIRTVFQDPNSSLNPRMTVLQIVGEPLRVNDLASGAELRERVAETLRLVGLRPEYMRRYPHAFSGGERQRIGIARALVTRPRLVVADEAVSALDVSIRSQILNLLEDLQEQLDLTYVFVSHDLSVIQHLCDRVAVMYVGRLVEEATTSDLYDRPMHPYTETLMRALPRPDPRLRGQRARVALKGEVPDPSNPPRGCTFHPRCPYVQDRCSADEPVLHLLEAAEGRPRASRCHYAEELDLAGVLGV; from the coding sequence ATGACCGCGACCCAGAGCGAGACGCTGCTGTCGATCAAGGGCCTCTCGATGCAGTTCAAGGCGAGCGGCGGACTGTTCAGCCGGAACAAGGTCACCGTGAACGCGGTGCAGGACGTCGACCTCACCGTCAAGCGGGGCGAGACGCTCGGCCTGGTGGGGGAGTCCGGCTGCGGCAAGACCACGCTCGGCCGCTGCATCCTGCGCGCGTACAAGCCGACGGCGGGCTCGATCGAGTACACCCGAGCCGACGGTTCTGTGGTCGATCTGGCGTCGTTGAGCCGTGGGGCTTTGCGGCCGTTCCGGCGGGAGATCCGTACGGTCTTCCAGGACCCGAACTCCTCGCTCAACCCGCGGATGACCGTGCTCCAGATCGTGGGGGAGCCGTTGCGCGTGAACGACCTCGCGTCGGGTGCGGAGCTGCGCGAGCGGGTGGCGGAGACGTTGCGGCTGGTGGGATTGCGGCCGGAGTACATGCGGCGCTATCCGCACGCGTTCTCGGGCGGTGAGCGGCAGCGGATCGGCATCGCGCGAGCGTTGGTGACGCGGCCGCGGCTGGTGGTCGCGGACGAGGCGGTGTCGGCGCTGGACGTGTCGATCCGGTCCCAGATCCTCAACCTGCTCGAGGATTTGCAGGAGCAGCTGGACCTCACCTACGTCTTCGTCTCGCACGACCTGTCGGTCATCCAGCACCTGTGCGACCGGGTCGCGGTGATGTACGTCGGGCGGCTGGTCGAGGAGGCGACGACCTCGGATCTGTACGACCGGCCGATGCACCCGTACACCGAGACGTTGATGCGGGCGCTGCCGCGACCCGACCCGCGGCTGCGCGGGCAGCGGGCGCGGGTGGCGCTGAAGGGCGAGGTGCCGGACCCGTCGAACCCGCCGCGCGGCTGTACGTTCCATCCGCGCTGCCCATATGTGCAGGACCGCTGCTCGGCCGACGAGCCGGTGCTGCACCTGCTCGAGGCGGCGGAGGGGCGGCCGCGGGCGTCGCGGTGCCACTACGCGGAGGAGTTGGATCTGGCCGGCGTGCTTGGCGTGTGA
- a CDS encoding prephenate dehydrogenase, whose product MSEGLFRRVLVIGTGLMGTSTALALHRSGAEVLLEDLDAGNLRVAVSLGAGTPFSGASPDPEPDLVVVGVPPAVLGNVVADALERFPTSPVTDVGSVKAAALADVERLAPDAVERYVGSHPMAGSEQSGPLAARADIFDGRAWAITPHPRSRDDAIAVVEQLARTCGAFPVRLSPSEHDEAVALVSHVPQVAASVVAGLLTTAAEGHLMLAGQGIRDVTRIAAGDPKLWTQILSANATPVARLLHEAASDLQRFALTLEKLEPEELRDALERGGTGVRRLPGKHGARQESFTSIPVLLQDQPGELARLFADVGGAGVNIEDVRMDHSPGTPAGLVELAVHDDAVPALLAALERHGWTVHG is encoded by the coding sequence ATGAGCGAGGGCCTGTTTCGCCGCGTGCTCGTGATCGGCACGGGCTTGATGGGGACCTCGACCGCCCTTGCCCTGCACCGGTCCGGTGCCGAGGTGCTGCTCGAAGACCTCGACGCCGGCAACCTGCGCGTCGCGGTGTCGCTCGGCGCCGGCACCCCGTTCAGCGGAGCGAGCCCCGACCCGGAGCCCGACCTGGTCGTCGTCGGCGTACCCCCGGCGGTGCTCGGCAACGTCGTCGCGGACGCGCTGGAACGGTTCCCGACCAGCCCCGTCACCGACGTGGGCAGCGTGAAGGCGGCGGCGCTCGCCGACGTCGAACGCCTCGCGCCCGACGCGGTCGAGCGGTACGTCGGCAGCCACCCGATGGCCGGCAGTGAACAGTCCGGACCGCTCGCCGCGCGCGCCGACATCTTCGACGGCCGTGCCTGGGCGATCACGCCGCACCCGCGCAGCCGCGACGACGCCATCGCCGTGGTCGAGCAGCTGGCTAGGACATGCGGCGCGTTCCCCGTACGCCTCTCGCCGTCCGAGCACGACGAGGCGGTCGCGCTGGTGTCGCACGTTCCGCAGGTCGCGGCCTCGGTCGTCGCGGGGCTGCTCACGACCGCGGCGGAGGGGCACCTGATGCTCGCCGGCCAGGGCATCCGCGACGTGACGAGGATTGCCGCGGGCGACCCAAAGCTGTGGACCCAGATCCTGTCCGCGAACGCGACGCCGGTCGCACGCCTGCTGCACGAGGCCGCGTCCGATCTGCAGCGGTTCGCGCTGACGCTGGAGAAGCTCGAGCCGGAGGAGCTGCGGGACGCGCTGGAGCGGGGCGGTACGGGCGTTCGCCGGCTGCCCGGCAAGCACGGCGCGCGGCAGGAGTCGTTCACGTCGATCCCGGTGCTGCTGCAGGACCAGCCGGGAGAGCTGGCGCGGCTGTTCGCCGACGTCGGTGGCGCGGGCGTCAACATCGAGGACGTCCGCATGGACCACAGCCCCGGCACGCCTGCCGGTCTGGTCGAGCTGGCGGTCCACGACGACGCCGTTCCCGCGTTGCTCGCCGCCCTGGAGCGGCACGGATGGACCGTCCACGGGTAA
- a CDS encoding lysophospholipid acyltransferase family protein, whose protein sequence is MTAFVVPPYWSGADGPPRRGARVLRPLATALVRAMWDVRVYDRHHVPTGGPVILAANHTGFLDGPLVYAVAARPVHALIKREMFRGAVGSVLRKVGQISVDRSVVDAGAVKSMLAVLDRGDTLAIYPEGTRGAGDFAEIKSGVAYLGLCTGAPIVPVAILGTRVPGRSVGSIPSVRSRLDVVFGPALSIDPVPWPRRRHVVREHAMAVRTKLVEHLRHACALTGRSLPGPVASPELEPGPVVTREGEKS, encoded by the coding sequence GTGACCGCGTTCGTCGTTCCTCCGTACTGGAGCGGCGCCGACGGGCCGCCGCGGCGGGGCGCTCGGGTGCTGCGGCCGCTCGCGACCGCGCTGGTGCGGGCGATGTGGGACGTTCGCGTGTACGACCGGCACCACGTGCCGACCGGCGGTCCGGTGATCCTGGCGGCGAACCACACGGGGTTCCTGGACGGGCCGCTGGTGTACGCGGTCGCCGCGCGGCCGGTGCACGCGCTGATCAAGCGGGAGATGTTCCGGGGCGCGGTCGGATCGGTGCTGCGGAAGGTCGGGCAGATCTCGGTCGACCGTTCCGTCGTCGACGCCGGGGCGGTCAAGTCGATGTTGGCAGTGCTCGACCGCGGCGACACGCTGGCGATCTACCCGGAGGGCACGCGCGGGGCCGGCGACTTCGCCGAGATCAAGTCCGGCGTGGCCTATCTGGGGCTGTGTACGGGGGCGCCGATCGTCCCGGTCGCGATCCTCGGCACCCGTGTGCCCGGAAGGTCGGTAGGCTCGATCCCGTCGGTGCGTTCGCGGCTCGACGTGGTGTTCGGCCCGGCGCTGTCCATCGACCCGGTGCCGTGGCCGCGGCGGCGACATGTCGTACGCGAGCATGCGATGGCCGTTCGTACCAAGCTGGTCGAACACCTCCGGCACGCGTGCGCTCTGACCGGCCGCTCGTTGCCGGGGCCGGTGGCCTCGCCCGAGCTGGAGCCGGGACCGGTAGTGACGCGTGAAGGAGAGAAGTCGTGA
- a CDS encoding questin oxidase family protein produces the protein MADEGTLEEAYERLGETGPEFEGWLSNHGPMAAEAMVRHGHSKRVHTWLDAYNKRLEERPRGTYPIGPTDWQLALGDPKRLGDWLGYFSREVEDHPWREVLATWWPRLVPGIAAGATHGVIRTGHVVHHLLKHDVPTGRAELGQALGYWAARWQRVPNAVRPNGRLTPAQALANVPRVPEQEQGINHRLTQLRDLSGWTASLDSLRSALTPDEARDRIAEVANAASKRYLTTAQGSPIMLVHAATAPTAVLRTLPAIPREQWAASLDAAWAASAAVTAAYAPAIPADRDDLPAADGTPDEIFARAVEHGDEHVIKLADTCLDVYARTGDADVLASVVRATQLTDPLS, from the coding sequence ATGGCAGACGAAGGCACGCTGGAAGAGGCGTACGAGCGACTCGGCGAAACGGGCCCGGAGTTCGAGGGCTGGCTCTCCAACCACGGCCCCATGGCGGCCGAGGCGATGGTGCGCCACGGCCACTCCAAGCGCGTCCACACCTGGCTCGACGCGTACAACAAGCGCCTCGAAGAACGGCCCAGAGGCACGTACCCCATCGGCCCCACCGACTGGCAGCTCGCGCTCGGCGACCCCAAGCGGCTCGGAGATTGGCTCGGCTACTTCAGCCGCGAGGTCGAGGATCATCCCTGGCGCGAGGTTCTCGCCACGTGGTGGCCACGGCTCGTGCCCGGGATCGCCGCCGGCGCCACGCACGGCGTCATCCGTACCGGGCATGTCGTTCACCACCTGTTGAAGCACGACGTTCCCACCGGCCGCGCCGAGCTCGGGCAGGCGCTCGGCTACTGGGCGGCAAGGTGGCAGCGGGTGCCGAACGCCGTACGGCCGAATGGCCGGCTCACGCCGGCCCAGGCGCTCGCCAATGTGCCGCGCGTGCCAGAACAGGAACAGGGCATCAACCACCGGCTCACCCAGCTCCGGGATCTGTCCGGGTGGACGGCCTCGCTCGACTCGCTCCGATCGGCCCTCACGCCCGACGAGGCGCGGGACCGGATCGCGGAGGTCGCGAACGCCGCCAGCAAGCGGTACCTCACCACCGCGCAGGGCAGCCCAATCATGCTCGTCCATGCCGCGACCGCGCCCACCGCTGTGCTCCGGACGCTGCCCGCGATCCCCCGCGAGCAGTGGGCGGCCAGCCTGGATGCCGCGTGGGCGGCGAGCGCGGCGGTGACCGCGGCGTACGCGCCGGCGATCCCCGCGGACCGCGACGACCTCCCCGCAGCCGACGGCACGCCGGACGAGATCTTCGCGCGCGCGGTCGAGCACGGTGACGAGCACGTGATCAAGCTCGCCGACACCTGCCTCGACGTCTACGCACGTACGGGCGACGCGGATGTCCTCGCGTCCGTCGTTCGCGCCACCCAGCTCACCGACCCGCTGAGCTAG